CGTGAATCTGGAAGTCCTCGATGCCCATCTCCTCGTAGCTCATGGCAAGGCCCACGTCGTCGAAGAGATCCTGCACCGCCTCCAGGGCGGCCATGGCGGCGTCGTGGTCGCTGAGCCCGTTCACGTCCTGGCCCAGGGCCTCGGCGGCCATGCGGTACTTGGGCGCGGCGGCCAGGATGTTGAAGTGCATGACGTAGGGCAGATACAGGGCGCAGGCCGCGCCGTGGCTGATGTGGTAGTGGGCGCCCAGGGGGTGGGCCAGGGAATGGGTGAGGCCCAGGCCCACGTTGGTCCAGCCCATGGAGGCCAGGGTGGAGGCCAGGAGCATGTTGGCCGCGGCTTCCGGGTTGCCCGGGTCGCCCACCATGGCCCTGAGGTTCTGGCCGATGAGCTTGATGGCGTGCAGCTCCAGGGCGTCGGAAACCGGCTGGGCGTTGCGGGTCACCAGGCCTTCCATGGCATGGGACATGGCGTCGGCCCCGGTCTCGGCCGCGATGCGCGGGGGCAGACCGGCCAAGAGGTCCGGGTCCAACACGGCCAGCTTGGGCACCAGAGCCTGGTTGCGGATGACGATCTTGCGGGTGGTCTGGTTGTCGCTGATCACCGCCGAGTAGGTCACCTCGCTGCCCGTGCCCGCGGTGGTGGGGATGGCCGTGAAGGGGGGCAGGGGAGCCTCGATGACCCGGCCGGTGGCGTATTCACGCACCGAGCCGGGCTGGGACACGTCCACGCCCACGCCCTTGGCCGCGTCCATGGGGCTGCCGCCGCCGATGGCCATGATCGCGCCGCAGCCCTCGCTCCGGTACAGCTCCGCCGCCTGCATGATCTGGTCCAGGGGCGCGTCCTGGCTCACCTGATCGTAGACCACGTATTCAACCCCGAGGCGCTCCAACTGGTCGGTGGCCTTTTCCACCAGGCCCGCCGCCCGCAACCCCTGGTCGGTAACCACAAGGGTCTTGGCCCTGCTGGGGAGGAAATCGTCCATCTGCCCCAGGCTGCCCTTTCCAAAGAGCAATTGGCCGGGATTGAGGTGGTTGTAGATCTGCAGGGGATTCATGAGAGCTCCTCGCGCCGCCGGTCACCGCCGGATAAGGGTTGTGTAAAACCTGCCCCATTCTACTGCCCTGATCACAGAGAGCAAATCATTAGCGCACAGGTTGCGATTTTTTCTCTTACCTAAAGGGAGAAGTCGTAGTTCACGATGAAACGCAGGTCGGTGTAGGTGTCTCCGCCCATGGTTATGTCCTGGTCCACGTAGCCGCCCCTGAGGTGCAGCCACAGCGGCTTCAGCTCGTCGCTGAAGTAGTACCTGAGGTCCACGTCGGTCTCCACCTGGTCGGGCTTGGCGAAGTTGCGCCCGTCGGGCACCGTGGCCCGGGTGTGGGTCAGGGTGGCCGTGAGGCCCGGCAGGCCGTACTGGGCCATCTCCGCCCCCAAGCGGAAGAGCCAGGTGCGCTGCCCGGCCAGGTCGTTGGACAGCTCCATGATCGCAGTGAAGCCGGGCCAGGCCGCCCAGGGGTTGACCATGTCGTGGCCGTCGCCGGTGTCGGTGTAGGCCACGGTGAAGGTGGTTTCTTTCCAGCTAAGCGCCGCCTTGAGGCCGGTCTGCAAGGCCCGGAAGCTGCCGATTTTGGCCGCGCCCACGTCCTGCTGGGCCATGATCTGCAACCCGCCGGCAAGGCGCCAGTCCGGGGCCAGGTCCCAGCCGCCGTCCGCCTGCGCGTAAAACGAGTTCATGTACTCATGGCACACGTAGTCCCACACCTGCAGCTTGTACCCGCCCCAGGCATAGGCCGCGCCGCCCAGGGTGACCGGCTCGTCGCCGCCGCCCAGCCCCGGCGCGCGGCTCATGGGCTGAAAGGTGGTGTCGTTCCAGCTCTTGTAGCCTTGCACCTGGGCCAGGTTGAGGCTGAGCCCGCTCGAGGTGTAGGCCAGGCTCAGGGCCTCGTAGGTCACCGGGGTCATGCGGAAGTCAAAGGGGTTGATCAGGGGGTTGTCCAGGGCCTGGCGGCCCAGGGTGGCGCTGAAGCCGCGGTAGGCGGCCTTGATATAGGCCTGGCCCAACACGGTGTAGCCGGTCTGGCTGTTGGTTAGGAGGTCCGTGCCCGCGCGGTCCAGGGGGGCGTAGAAGAACGGCTGCGAGGTGTAAAGGCTCGCGCCCATGGACAGGCCGTGCCAGGGCCGGGTGGCGTAAGACAGCTCCCCGCCGATGGCCCAGGCCGATTGGTCCGGCTTGTCGTTGTAATCCCGGTCCATGTAGAAACTGCGCAAATGGATGTTCAGCTCGCCTCGGCTCAGGCTGGCCCACAGGCCGCCGGTGGCCTCGGCCCACGCGGTCGGGCAGGGGAGCAGGGCGGTCAGCAGAAGCAGACCCCAGAGGAGCTTGCGCAACATGGATGTCTCCGCGAGGGGCGGCGGGGGCAAAAAGGCGGCGGGGAGGTACGGGACCTCCCCGCCGGTGTCTTGGCGTTTATTTGGCCTTGGGGTGCTTGGCGCTCCAGGCGGCGCAACGGGCTTTCACGTTCTCCCGGAAGTTGTTGTAGAAGAAGTCGTAGTCATAGCGATGGTAAACGCCCTTGCCCATGGGCATGCTCAGCTTATCCTGGATGGCGGGCACCGGGATGACCAGGCCGCCCTGGTCGTCGATCTGGGCCGAGGTGAAATGGGGCACCTTGAGGGTCTTGCCGTGGCCCAGGTCGATCACCGCTCCCAGGTTCAGCTTCTTGGGCTGGTTCTTCTTGGTCTGGGTCCACACCAGGGGGTTGATGCACAGGGCGGGCGGGAAGAACATGGGCGGCTTGCCGCCCTTGCTGATGGTGTTCCAGGTGATCAGGCAGCAGTTCTGGTCGGGCCGCTGGGAGAAGGGCATTTTCATCTCCGTGCAGTCCTTGGGGGTGATGGTCCAGCCCACCAGATAGGCCGCGATGATCTGCTCGTCCTTGAACAGATCGCGGTGCTTCTTGAGCACCCGGGTGGTGACCACCGAGCCCTGGCTGTGCGAGGCGATGACATAGGGGCGCCCCTGGTTGTAGTGCTTCAGGTAGTACTTGAAGGCCTCCACCACGTCCCCGGCCGCGATGCGCAGGTAGGGGTCGCGCTCGGCGAACTTCTTGGGCAGCACCCCCCGGTTCACCTGGCGGTAGCGCGGCGCGTAGATGTTGCAGATGCCCTGGAACACGCCCATCT
This region of Desulfarculaceae bacterium genomic DNA includes:
- a CDS encoding iron-containing alcohol dehydrogenase; translated protein: MNPLQIYNHLNPGQLLFGKGSLGQMDDFLPSRAKTLVVTDQGLRAAGLVEKATDQLERLGVEYVVYDQVSQDAPLDQIMQAAELYRSEGCGAIMAIGGGSPMDAAKGVGVDVSQPGSVREYATGRVIEAPLPPFTAIPTTAGTGSEVTYSAVISDNQTTRKIVIRNQALVPKLAVLDPDLLAGLPPRIAAETGADAMSHAMEGLVTRNAQPVSDALELHAIKLIGQNLRAMVGDPGNPEAAANMLLASTLASMGWTNVGLGLTHSLAHPLGAHYHISHGAACALYLPYVMHFNILAAAPKYRMAAEALGQDVNGLSDHDAAMAALEAVQDLFDDVGLAMSYEEMGIEDFQIHEDVLEEILSVPTKQANPRVSGPEEIVGLLEAPK
- a CDS encoding OprD family porin translates to MLRKLLWGLLLLTALLPCPTAWAEATGGLWASLSRGELNIHLRSFYMDRDYNDKPDQSAWAIGGELSYATRPWHGLSMGASLYTSQPFFYAPLDRAGTDLLTNSQTGYTVLGQAYIKAAYRGFSATLGRQALDNPLINPFDFRMTPVTYEALSLAYTSSGLSLNLAQVQGYKSWNDTTFQPMSRAPGLGGGDEPVTLGGAAYAWGGYKLQVWDYVCHEYMNSFYAQADGGWDLAPDWRLAGGLQIMAQQDVGAAKIGSFRALQTGLKAALSWKETTFTVAYTDTGDGHDMVNPWAAWPGFTAIMELSNDLAGQRTWLFRLGAEMAQYGLPGLTATLTHTRATVPDGRNFAKPDQVETDVDLRYYFSDELKPLWLHLRGGYVDQDITMGGDTYTDLRFIVNYDFSL
- a CDS encoding DUF3089 domain-containing protein, whose product is MKSIATRAVRGLLLTSFLFLSLAASASAKDQAPAPPDYSDPYYWTERTEEPNLPYDVFYVHPTTYFDEVDGPNASFDNKVVRATTNDTNTQQMGVFQGICNIYAPRYRQVNRGVLPKKFAERDPYLRIAAGDVVEAFKYYLKHYNQGRPYVIASHSQGSVVTTRVLKKHRDLFKDEQIIAAYLVGWTITPKDCTEMKMPFSQRPDQNCCLITWNTISKGGKPPMFFPPALCINPLVWTQTKKNQPKKLNLGAVIDLGHGKTLKVPHFTSAQIDDQGGLVIPVPAIQDKLSMPMGKGVYHRYDYDFFYNNFRENVKARCAAWSAKHPKAK